The genomic stretch ACCTGGGCGACGAGGCGACCGATGACTTCGTCGCCAGCCCCAATCAACGTCGCTTCGAAGCTGCTCTCGGCGCCGCCGTGCTCGACGAATTCGAGCATTACGCCGCTATCGAGCAAGCGTCGATCGAGCATTGCCGGCATTTGTTGCGCAACCTCCAGGCAGCGGAGTAGGCGGTCGGCATGATCGGCGGGCGGCACAAGGGGGCGTTGGTCGAAATCCTCGGCGACAAAGGTGTTGTCGAGGATTCGGCCGGCATGGCCGGCTATGAGAGCGGTGCCCGGTATGACCAGGGCCGTGCAGCGCTCGTGTTGCGTCCGCAAACCACGGCCGAGGTGTCGGCTTGCGTTGGCTACTGCGTTCGAGAGGGCATTCCCTTCGTTCCGCAGTCAGGCAATACCGGCCTGGTCTCCGGCTCGACGCCGGACGCCGGCGGCGCGCAAATCGTGCTCAGTCTCGATCGGATGACGCGACTTTTCGAATTGGACGCCGACAACCGCTCGCTGCATGTCGATGCCGGCATGAGGCTGTCGGACATCAATGGGCGACTTGCCCGCAGTGGGCTGTTCTTTCCGATCGACCTTGGCGCCGATCCGTGCATCGGCGGCATGCTGGCCACCAACACCGGCGGCTCGCGCTTCCTCCGCTACGGCGATGTGCGCAAGAACACGCTTGGCTTGAAGGTGGTCCTGGCGGATGAGGCAGGCACGATCGTCGATCTGATGTCGGGGCTGCGCAAGAACAACACCGGCGTCGACTGGAAACAGCTTTTCGTCGGAACCTCCGGCGCTTTCGGCATTGTCACCGAATGCGCGCTCAACCTGGAGCGCCTGCCACGGCAGGTCTCGACCGCCTACCTGGTGCCGCGAGCCGGCGCCGCCGTCATGCCGCTGCTGCGCATGATGGAGGAACGGCTCGGTTCCTATCTGTCGGCATTCGAAGGCATGTCGAGGAATGCGATCGGCGCCGCGCTCGACCATGTGCCGTCGCTGCGCAATCCGTTCCAGAACGGCGCTGTCCCCGACTATGTTATCCTCGCCGAAATCTCACGAAGCTGGGCGCCGCGCGCGGACGAGCAGCCGCTGGATGGCGTCCTCGAAACGGTGCTGGCCGACATCTGGGAAGAGGACGGCGCACCGCTGGCCGACGCCTTTGTCGGCCCAGCTCACGAAATGTGGGCGCTGCGCCACGCTCTGTCGGAGGGCGTCACGCACGCGGGCCGGCTGGTGGCTTTCGACCTGTCGTTTCGCAGGGCCGACGTGATGGCGTTCCGCGACTGGATGAGGGTTGAATTGCCTCGGCAATTTTCCGGCGTTGATATTTTCGACTTCGGCCATATCGGCGATGGCGGTGTGCATTTCAATCTGGTGGCGGGCAAGACCAGCCCGGCCGATGCCGTTTTCGAGCAGCGGCTGCGCGACTGGGTCTATTCGGCGGCTGTCGACCGGTTCGGCGGCAGCTTCAGCGCCGAACACGGCATTGGCCGCAAGAACCAGGCCTATTACGATCGCTACACCCAGCAAAAGAACAAGGACCTTGCCGCTGGCCTGAAGCGACTGACGTCGCCAGGCAATCTCGGCTCGGTGTCTTTTGGATAATCAGGAAACAGGAGCTCCTCATATGAATATTGCAGTTAAGTCGTTGGATGTGGCCAAGGAAACGACCGAGCTTCTGGCGAAACTGGGTGTGGCCAAGGACACGCTTGTCGGCGGCGACCTGATCGTGCGCAGCCCGGTGACCGGTGAGCAGATCGCGGCGCTGAAGACCATTTCGCCCGCCGATGCGGCCAAGACCATCGATGCCGCGCACAAGGCGTTCCAGTCCTGGCGGCTGGTGCCCGGCCCGAAGCGCGGCGAACTGGTGCGGCTGCTCGGCGAGGAATTGCGTGCGCACAAGGCCGAGCTTGGCCGGCTGGTTTCGATCGAGGTCGGCAAGATCCCGTCCGAGGGGCTCGGCGAAGTGCAGGAGATGATCGACATCTGCGATTTCGCTGTCGGTCTGTCCCGGCAATTGTACGGCTTGACCATCGCCACCGAGCGTCCTGGCCATCGCATGATGGAAACCTGGCATCCGCTGGGCGTGGTCGGCGTCATTTCCGCCTTCAACTTCCCGGTCGCGGTGTGGTCGTGGAATGCGGCTCTCGCTCTGGTCTGCGGTGACGCGGTGGTGTGGAAGCCGTCGGAAAAGACGCCGCTGACGGCGCTTGCCTGCGAGGCGATCTTCAAGCGCGCGGTCAAGCGTTTCGGCACTGATGCGCCGCAGGGACTGGCGCCGGTGCTGATCGGCGACCGCGCCGTCGGCGAGATCCTGGTCGACCATCCCAAGGTGCCGCTGGTTTCGGCCACCGGCTCGACCCGCATGGGCCGCGACGTCGGCCCGCGCCTGGCCAAGCGCTTTGCGCGTGCCGTGCTGGAGCTCGGCGGCAACAATGCCGGCATCGTCTGCCCGACCGCCGATCTCGACATGGCGCTGCGCGCCATCGCTTTCGGCGCCATGGGCACGGCCGGCCAGCGCTGCACGACGCTGCGGCGCCTGTTCGTGCATGAGAGCGTCTACGATGCCCTCGTGCCGCGCCTGAAGAAGGCCTATCAGAGCGTCTCGGTCGGCAATCCGCTGGAGACCTCTTCGCTGGTCGGGCCGCTGATCGACAAGGCGGCCTTCGACGCCATGCAGAAGGCGTTGAAGGAAGCCGCCGCCCATGGCGGCAAGGTGACCGGCGGTACGCGCGTCGAGAACGGCCACCCGGATGCCTATTATGTGCATCCGGCTCTGGTCGAGATGCAAAGCCAAGTCTCGCCGGTGACGGAAGAGACCTTCGCGCCGATCCTCTATGTGATGAAATATTCGGATTTCGACGCCGTGCTCGACGAGCACAATGCCGTCGGCGCCGGCCTGTCGTCGTCGATCTTCACCCGCGACCTGCAGGAATCCGAGCGTTTCCTTGGGGTCGACGGTTCGGATTGCGGCATCGCCAACGTCAATATCGGCACGTCGGGCGCGGAGATCGGCGGTGCCTTCGGCGGCGAAAAGGAAACCGGCGGTGGGCGCGAGAGCGGCTCCGATGCGTGGAAGGCCTATATGCGGCGCGCCACCAACACGGTGAACTATTCCAAGGCGCTGCCGCTCGCCCAGGGCGTCTCCTTCGACATCGACTGAGGAACAGACCCATGACCATCAGCACAAGGATCGATGAGACAGGCTTCGTCCCGGCATCGCGCATATCGGCCATCGGGGTTTCGCAGATCCTGATGATTGGCGCCCGTGCCCAGGCGAAGAAACACGCCGGCGCGCCGGTCATCATTCTAGGGGCAGGCGAACCGGATTTCGACACGCCCGACAATGTGAAGCACGCCGCTTGTCGCGCCATCGAGCGAGGTGACACAAAGTACACAGCACTTGATGGCACACCCGAACTCAAAGGGGCGATCCAGCAAAAATTCCAGCGCGAGAATGGCATCGACTATGCCGTCGACGAAATCACGGTGGCGACTGGCGCCAAGCAGATACTGTTCAATGCCATGATGGCGACGCTGGATGTGGCTGACGAGGTAATCATTCCGACGCCGGCATGGACGTCCTATCTGGACATCGTCGCTATCGCCGGAGGTAAATCGATCTGCATTCCCTGCAGCGCTGAAGCCGGCTTCAGGCTGACGGCCGGCCAGTTGGAGGCAGCGATCACACCAAGAACGAAATGGCTGATCCTGAACTCACCGTCCAACCCGTCCGGTGCCGCCTATAGCGAAGCCGACTATCGGCCGCTGATCGAAGTCCTCCTGAGGCATCCGCATGTCCGCTTGCTGGTCGACGACATGTACGAGCACATCGTCTACGACGATTTCCGTTTCGTCACGCCGGTCGCGCTGGAGCCATGCCTGAAGGGGCGGACGCTCACGGTCAACGGCGTTTCGAAGGCCTACGCCATGACCGGATGGCGCATCGGTTACGCTGGCGGATCGCGCGAGTTGATCAAGGCGATGGCGGTAGTGCAGAGCCAGTCCACGTCTTGCCCGTCGTCAGTCAGCCAGGCGGCGGCCGTCGAAGCGCTGTCTGGCCCGCAGGATTTTCTCAAGCCTCGAGCGGAAAGCTTTCAAAAGCGGCGCGACCTTGTCGTCTCGGGACTGAATGCTATTGACGGTATCGACTGCCGCCTGCCCGAAGGCGCCTTCTACGCCTTTGCCAGTTGCGCCGGCCTGATCGGCAAGCGGACACTTGCGGGCAAGCGGATCGATACCGACACCGATTTCTGCGACTATTTGCTCGAAGACGCTCATGTCGCGGTGGTGCCGGGTGCGGCGTTCGGCCTGTCGCCGTTCTTTCGTGTTTCCTACGCGACTGCCGAGTCCGAGTTGAACGAGGCCATTCAGCGCATGTTCAGCGCTTGTGCAAGACTTGTCTAGCTGGGCGCAGCCATAGAACCTTGTCGCCTGTCTAGTCGATGCTGAACGCACCGGCGCTAGGGCCCTCGGTCCAGCAAACACGGCTGGGTCGGCGTGGCCGGTTCCAATCCCTGTTTCGGGCACGTTTGGCCTGCGCCTCCAGACCGAGAATGAGGGTCTCGATCAGGAAGTTGTATCCGTCCTCGAGAGGGGCGGCATTGCCGCTCTTCCAGCGCATCAAGAACGACCGGTTGTACATTTGTGGCAGGTGTCGCGTGACCAGCGGAAACTGCGCTGGGTCAAGTGCGTCAAGACCCGCGTTGAAGGTTTCGACCCATTCCGAGCCATCGGTGGCGCCGTCCGCCGCCAATTCCATGGTGATGTAGCCTTCGAGGACCCCGACGACAGAATTGAATGCCTCGCGCCGTTTGAGCGTATATGCGGGCCGAGCAGGGGCGCAGCCCTGGGGTGCTCGTGGACGCGCGCGCGAAACCGACGGAAGAGAAGCCGGATCGTGTCGCGCCAGTCGTCCGGCAGGTCCGAGGGCGTGGGCCGGCTGGCGTCCATGCATGCCGGACATGCTCCCGCAAGCGCCGCGTAAAGCGAGCTGTCAAGGACCAAAGGTGGGGCTTCGATCGCGGGCGCTGATCAGCGCCGGCTAACGGCCCCAGACGACGGCGTTCTCGTGCCGCTTGATGATGTGCTTTAAGTTCTCGAAAGCGGTCGTGACGTGGCCCGCGAAGCGCTCCGCCGCCGGAGAGCGCGGCCCGCCAACCCGGCGCAGGATGCCGAGCGAGCGGCTGGGCTGGGGGATTTCATAGGGGAGCACCGTCACCCGGTTCTCCTTGCGCTGCGCGAAGACCACGGAAAACGGCAGGACGGCCAGTGCATCTGTTTCGGCGAGGAAGTTGATCACGCTCATCAGCGAGCCACCGGAATAGCGCACGTTCAGGTCCGACATGCCGATGCTCATCAGGATCATCTGCAGGTCCGACATCAACGGAGAGCCGGGCAGGGGCGCCACCCAGGGAAAACTGGTCAGGTCGTGCGCCCTGAGGCGGCGATTGCGCAGCAGCGGATGGTCCGGCCGGCAAGCCACGACATTGCGTCCGGGCAGGATCTCGGTGAATTCGAAGCCGGGTCCGAGGTCGAGCACGCCGATCGGCACGATCCCGAGATCTATCTGGTTGCTCTCCAGCGCCGCGACCATCTCGGGCAGGTTCATATAGCTCTGCTGGACGGTGACCTCGGGTTCGAGCTTCTGGAATTCCCCGATCATCCGGCTGATCATGGCATCCATGAAGAAAGGCACGCCGCCGACACGGACGACACCCTTGGTGCCTTTCATGAAGCCCTGCACCGCATCCGACGCCTTGCGCGAGGCCGTGATGATCGTGCGCCCTTGCGCCGCCAGCTGGAAGCCGAGCGGCGTCGGCTGCAGCGGCCGGCGGCCCTTGAGGAAGAGCGGCTCGCCGACCCGCGCCTCCAGCATGGCCAGCGAGCGGCTGACCGCAGGCTGGGTCAGGCCCAGCATGGCGGCTCCTTCCGACACGCCGCCGGCATCCAGCACCGCGGCGAGCTGCATCAAGTGGCGCTCGTTCAGCTTCATAGCAAAACGCTATACAAGGGCCATTACATCTCATCAAGCATCGTGTCGGGCCGTGTTATCCCGTTTGGCAAGGGGAAGGGAGGCCCCGGCGAAATGGACGGCCAGCACGACCCCCAGAGGGATGAATTCCCCAAGGCGATCTCGACGCAGGCCGAAGAGTTCGCGCGGCGTCTGGCGGCAATGGGCCAGTCCCGCCTGGCGGCGGCGGCACAGGCCGCGGTCGATGGTTTGCACGCGCTGATCGTGGAGTTGCGGCCCTCCGGCGAGGAGTTCCGGCTGGCGATCGATTTTCTGACCGAGATCGGCCACTACGCCGATGCGCGGCGCCAGGAATGGGTGCTGTTCGCCGATGTGCTGGGCGTGTCCTCGCTGATCGAGGATCAGAACAGCCCGCGCCCCGCCGGAGCAACCCCCAACACGCTCACCGGACCTTTCTACCGGGCTGATGTGCCGGAAATGCCGCTCGGCGGGAACATCTCGCGCGACCATAAGGGCGAACCGCTGGAGGTTACCGGGCGGATCGTGGCGCTCGACGGCGCGGGGATCGGCGATGCCATGGTCGAGATCTGGCAGGCCAATGCCGAGGGCCTCTACGAGAACCAGGAGCCGGACAGGCAACCGGAATTCAACCTGCGCGGGCGCTTCCGTGCCGATCCGCAAGGGCGGTTCCGCTTCATGTCGGTGAAGCCGAAGGGCTACACGCTGCCGGCGGACGGCCCGGTCGGTCAATTGATGTCCGCGCTCGGTCTTGGCCTCGAGCGGCCGGCCCACATCCATTTTCGCGTTTCGGCGCACGGCTTCGAAACGTTGACGACACACATCTTCGACCGGTCGGACCCCGCGATCGGCCGGGATGCCATTTTCGGGGTCAAACCCGAACTCATGGCCGAGTTCCGCGCGCTGCCGCCTCATGGAGGAAAGCGGAAGCACGCGCTCGACCTCAATCTCGTGCTCTGCCCGCAGCGGCGGGGCGAAACCGAAACCTCTGGGAGGAGATGAGCGATGGCGCGTATCAGCGGCTACCACCATCTGACGCTGTCGACTGACGGCGCTCAGGAAGATTTTGATTTCTATACCAAGGCGCTCGGCCTGCATTCGGTGAAGCGAACCGTCCTGTTCGACGGCGTCATCCCGGTCTATCACCTCTATTACGGCTCGCCCGATGGCGACGCCTCGACGATCATCACCACTTTCCCGTTCCGCAAGCCGGGCGTCTATGGCCGCCGCGGCACCAACCAGTCGCGCACCATCATGCAATCCATCCCCAAGGGGGCCGCGGATTTCTGGGTGGACCGGCTGAATGCGCGCGGCATCAAGGCCACCAAGGTCACACGCTTTGGCGCCGACCGCGTGGCTTTGGCGCATCCCTGCGGCATCTCGCATGAGCTGGTGGAAAGCGACAGCGATCCGCGCGCACCCATTACCAACGCAGCGCAAGGCATCGGCAAGGACCACGGCATCAAGGGCATCTACGGCGCCGTCGTGGCGGTGATGGATCGCACCGCGATGGACGACTTCCTGACCATCGCATTGCCGCTGGAGAAGGAGGCGGACAATCACGAGGGGCTCGTGTTCCGTGTGCCGGACGCGACCGGCGTCAATCAGCGGGTCGAGGTGCTCGTCGATCGCGACAGCGCACAGGGCACCTGGACGCTGGCGGGCGGGACGATCCACCACCTCGCCCTCAACACCGGCGACGAAGAGAACCAGCTGAAGCTGCGCGCCCATATCGAAGGCCTCGGCTTCACCGATATCTCGGAGCAGAAGGACCGCAACTACTTCAAGTCCTGCTATGTCCGCTCGCCCGGCGGCGCGCTGTTCGAACTTGCCTGGACCACGCCTGAAGGCTGGGCCAAGGACGAACCTCCGGGCCAGATCGGCAAGACGCTGGTCTTCCCGCCGTGGTTCAAGGATCGCGAGAGTGAATTGCAGGCTGGTCTGGAACAGGCGGATTTCGCGTGAGCTCAGGCAGCGGTCCACTCCGGCTCGGGCCAAAGGGCGCGCAAGCGAAGGCGATTTGCGTCTTCGTCCACGGCCGCGGCCAATCGCCGGAGGAGATGCAGTCGCACGTGCTGTCGCGGCTTTCCGCGCCGGCCGTGGCATTCATCCTGCCGCGCGCGCCGCTCGGCGTGTGGTGGGAAGCGCGCGCCGTCGACCCGCTGACGCCCGTCGCCCGCGCGCACCTTTCCGACGCGCTCGACCATTTGGCGGCCGCCGTGGTGGCGGCGCGGGCGGAATTGCCCGGACTGCCGCTGCTTCTGGCGGGCTTCTCGCAAGGGGCATGTCTGTCGATCGAATATCTCTGCGCCGGGCTGCCGCCGCCCGACGCGCTCGCGGCCTTCACGGGCTGCCGCGTCGGTGTTCCGGCGGACGGGCGCTCCGAAGCCGTGCCGGCCGGCGTGCCGGTCTATCTTTCCGGCAGCGATTCCGATCCCTGGATTCCGGTCTCGGCCTTCGCCGATACGGCGCAGTCGCTGGGCCGCGGTGGCGCGAGCCTGCGGGCCGATCTGTTCCCCGGCCGCAGCCATGAGGTTTCGGACGCCGAGATTGCAATGCTGGGCACCATCATCGCCGACCTTGAAGCCGGCCGGGGTGCGCGCATGGGGGCGGCGCGATGATGGACAGTTTCACCTTTCCCGGGCTGACGACGCGGGTGATCTTCGGTGCCGGCACGATGGCCCGCACCGAGGAGGAGGTGCGGCGGCTCGGCCATGACAAGGCGCTGGTCCTGTCGACGCCACATCAGAAGGCCGATGCGGACAAGCTGGCCGACAGCCTTGGCGGCCTCGCCGCCGGGGTCTTTGCCGGCGCGGTCATGCATACACCCGTCGAGGTTACCGAAAAGGCCGTCGAGGCCTTCCGCGCCAGCGGCGCCACGGCGGTCGTCAGCCTCGGCGGCGGCTCGACCACTGGGCTGGGCAAAGCCATCGCCGTGCGCACCGGCGCCGATCAGGTGGTGATCCCGACCACCTATGCCGGCTCGGAAATGACCGACATCCTGGGCGAGACGGCGGCCGGCGAGAAGACCACCCGCCGCTCGCCGGACATCCGTCCCGAGACGGTGATCTACGACGTCGACCTGACACTGAGCCTGCCGGTCGGTCTCACCGTCACCTCGGCGATGAATGCGATCGCCCACGCCATGGAGGCCTTCTACGCCCCCGACCGCAACCCGGTGATCGTGCTGATGTGCAGGGATGCCATGGCTGCGTTCCGGGACGGTATTCCGCGGCTGATCGACGATCCGCAGGACCGCGCGGCGCGGACGCAGGCGCTCTATGCGGCCTGGTGCTGCTCGACAGCGCTCGGCTATGTCTCGATGGCGCTGCATCACAAACTGGCGCATGTGTTCGGCGGCTCGTTCGACACGCCGCATGCCGAGACCCACGCCATCCTGCTGCCCTACACGACCGCCTTCAACGAAGTGGCGGTGCCCGATCTGCTGCGGCCGATGGCCGAAGCCTTCGGCGGCGGCTCGGCGGGCGGCGGGCTCTGGGATTTCGCGCGCTCCGTCGGCTCTCCGCTGAGCCTGAAGGAGATCGGCATCAAGGAGGCCGATCTCGACCGCGCGGCGGCGATCGCGGTGAAGAACGCCTATGCGAATCCGCGGCCGATCGATTTGGGATCGATAAGGGAACTCCTCCAGACGGCGTTTGAGGGACGCCGTCCAGGGAGCTGAAAAGAGGCAAGAGGGAGGAAGAGCAGATGATTACAAGACGGAGCTTACTGAAAGCGTCGGCGGCGACAGGTCTTGCGCTTGCCGGTTCCCGGCTGGCGACGCCGGCGCTCGCGCAAGGCGTCAAGATTCGCCTGGGCTATGTTTCGCCGCAGACGGGGCCGCTCGCCGGCTTCGCCGAAAGCGATGACTACAACATCAAGGCCTTCCTCGCGTCCGAGGCGGGCAAGAATTTCGAGGTCATCGTCAAGGACAGCCAGTCCAACCCCAATCGCGCGGCGGAGGTGGCGAAGAGCCTGATCGTCGACGACGAGATCAACCTGATGCTGGTCGGCTCGACGCCGGAAAACACCAACCCCGTCGCCACCACCTGCGAAGCGGAGGGCGTGCCGGTCATCTCGACCATGGCGCCGTGGCAACCCTGGTTCATCGGCCAACAGGGCAATCCGGCCGACCCGTCGTCATGGAAGCCTTTCAAGTTCGCCTATCATTATTTCTGGGGCCTTGAAGACATCATTGCCGTGTACACCGGCATGTGGAAGCAGCTTTCCACCAACGGCAAGGTGGGCGGACTGTTCCCCAACGATGCCGACGGCAATGCCTGGGGCGATCCGAAGAACGGGCTGAAGCCCGGTCTCGATGCCGCCGGCTTCAGCCTCAGCGATCCCGGCCGCTACCAGAACCTCTCGGACGATTTCACCGCGCAGGTCAACGCCTTCAAGGCGGCCGATGCCGAGATCGTCACCGGCGTCGTCATCCCGCCCGACTTCACCACCTTCTGGAACCAGGCCCGCCAGCAGGGCTTCAGGCCCAAGGCGGCGACGGTGGCCAAGGCTATCCTCTTCCCGCAATCGGTCGAGACGCTCGGCGATGCCGGCCACAACCTTTCGTCCGAGGTCTGGTGGTCGGCCTCGCATCCGTTCAAGTCGTCGGTGACGGGCCAGAGCTCGGCGGACCTGGCGGCGGATTTCACCGCCAAGACCGGGCGTCCGTGGACCCAGCCGATCGGCTTCGTCCATTCGCTGTTCGAGGTGGCGGCCAATGTCATGGGCCGCGTCTCGGATCCCGGGAATGCCGAGGCGATCGCTGCGGCGATAGCGGCCACCGACATGACGACCGTGGTCGGCAAGGTGTCCTGGAGCGGTGCGGGGCTGCCGCCTTTCGCGGCGAAGAACGTCTGCAAGACGCCGCTCGTCGGGGGCCAGTGGCGCAAAAAGGCCGGCGGCGGCTTCGATCTGGTGATCGTCGAAAACGCCACCGCGTCCGAGATACCCACCGCCGGCAAGATGGAAGCCCTGGCCTGACGCCGCCGGGGGCGGCGCATGCCGCCGCCCTCGTTCGGCGCGACCCGAGGATGACAGTGATGATACTCAGGCTGGAAAACGTCTCGAAGTCCTTCGGGGCCCTGAAGGTTACCGACGGCGTCAGCATCGCGGTGCCGCGCGGCGAGGCGTTGGGCATCATCGGTCCGAACGGGGCGGGGAAGTCGACGCTCTTCAACCTGATCACCGGCAATCTGCTCGCCAATGAGGGCCGCATCGAATTCCTCGGCCGCGACGTGACCCGCGCCCCGGCCATGGATCGGGTGCGCATGGGGGTCGGCCGCAGCTTCCAGATCCCGCAGCCCTTCGAGGGGCTGAGCGTGTTCGAGAACCTCTTGACCGCCGCCGCTTTCGGCCGGGGCGGCCGCGAAGCCGAGATGGTCGACGATTGCGCTGGGATCCTCGAAGAGACCGAGCTTCTCAGGAAAGCCAATGTGCTGGCCGGATCGCTGAGCCTTCTCGACCGCAAGCGCCTGGAGCTCGCCCGTGCCCTGGCGACAGGACCCGAGCTGCTGCTTCTGGACGAGATCGCGGGCGGGCTGACCGAGGGCGAATGCAAGGCGCTTGTCGCGACGATCAAGGCCATTCACGCCAGGGGCACCACGATCATCTGGATCGAGCATGTGCTGCACGCGCTGAGATCGGTGGTCGAACGGCTTCTCGTGCTGGATTTCGGGCGCGTGATCGCAATCGGTGAGCCGGATCAGATCATGGCCTCGAAAGAGGTTCGCGAAATCTATCTGGGGCTCGAGGTCTGATGCTGCTGGAGACGCGCGCCCTCACTGCGAATTACGGCCAGTTCCGGGCGCTGTTCGGCGTGGATATCACCGTCGCCGCGGGCGAATGCGTGGCGATCATCGGCGCCAACGGCGCCGGAAAATCCACGCTGATGCGCTCGATCACGGGCGTGATCCGCAACGAGCCCGGCATGGTGCTGCACAAGGGCGAGCCCATCGGCGCGCTGTCCTCTGCCGAAATCATGAAGCGCGGCATCGCCATGGTGCCGGAAGGGCGCCGGCTCTTTGCCTCGCTAAGCGTCGAGGAAAACCTGCTGATCGGCGGGCAGGCGCGCAAGGCGCCGGGGCCGTGGAGCCTGAAGGCGGTCTACGAGCTCTTCCCGATCCTGCGCGAGCGGCGCAAGAACCCCGGCACGGCGCTCTCGGGCGGCCAGCAGCAGATGGTCGCGATCGGCCGGGCGCTGATGTCCAATCCCGAATTGCTGCTCTGCGACGAGATCAGCCTCGGCCTCGCGCCCGTCGTCATCCGCGACATCTACGCAGCCCTTCCCAAGGTCCGCCAAGGCGGCGCCGCGATCGTGCTGGTGGAGCAGGACATCGGCAAGGCGCTATCCGTGGCCGACCGTGTCTACTGCATGATGGAGGGCCGGGTGACGTTGGTCGCCAAGGCGGC from Mesorhizobium sp. 113-3-3 encodes the following:
- a CDS encoding VOC family protein; this translates as MARISGYHHLTLSTDGAQEDFDFYTKALGLHSVKRTVLFDGVIPVYHLYYGSPDGDASTIITTFPFRKPGVYGRRGTNQSRTIMQSIPKGAADFWVDRLNARGIKATKVTRFGADRVALAHPCGISHELVESDSDPRAPITNAAQGIGKDHGIKGIYGAVVAVMDRTAMDDFLTIALPLEKEADNHEGLVFRVPDATGVNQRVEVLVDRDSAQGTWTLAGGTIHHLALNTGDEENQLKLRAHIEGLGFTDISEQKDRNYFKSCYVRSPGGALFELAWTTPEGWAKDEPPGQIGKTLVFPPWFKDRESELQAGLEQADFA
- a CDS encoding dioxygenase family protein codes for the protein MDGQHDPQRDEFPKAISTQAEEFARRLAAMGQSRLAAAAQAAVDGLHALIVELRPSGEEFRLAIDFLTEIGHYADARRQEWVLFADVLGVSSLIEDQNSPRPAGATPNTLTGPFYRADVPEMPLGGNISRDHKGEPLEVTGRIVALDGAGIGDAMVEIWQANAEGLYENQEPDRQPEFNLRGRFRADPQGRFRFMSVKPKGYTLPADGPVGQLMSALGLGLERPAHIHFRVSAHGFETLTTHIFDRSDPAIGRDAIFGVKPELMAEFRALPPHGGKRKHALDLNLVLCPQRRGETETSGRR
- the amaB gene encoding L-piperidine-6-carboxylate dehydrogenase encodes the protein MNIAVKSLDVAKETTELLAKLGVAKDTLVGGDLIVRSPVTGEQIAALKTISPADAAKTIDAAHKAFQSWRLVPGPKRGELVRLLGEELRAHKAELGRLVSIEVGKIPSEGLGEVQEMIDICDFAVGLSRQLYGLTIATERPGHRMMETWHPLGVVGVISAFNFPVAVWSWNAALALVCGDAVVWKPSEKTPLTALACEAIFKRAVKRFGTDAPQGLAPVLIGDRAVGEILVDHPKVPLVSATGSTRMGRDVGPRLAKRFARAVLELGGNNAGIVCPTADLDMALRAIAFGAMGTAGQRCTTLRRLFVHESVYDALVPRLKKAYQSVSVGNPLETSSLVGPLIDKAAFDAMQKALKEAAAHGGKVTGGTRVENGHPDAYYVHPALVEMQSQVSPVTEETFAPILYVMKYSDFDAVLDEHNAVGAGLSSSIFTRDLQESERFLGVDGSDCGIANVNIGTSGAEIGGAFGGEKETGGGRESGSDAWKAYMRRATNTVNYSKALPLAQGVSFDID
- a CDS encoding alpha/beta hydrolase, with amino-acid sequence MSSGSGPLRLGPKGAQAKAICVFVHGRGQSPEEMQSHVLSRLSAPAVAFILPRAPLGVWWEARAVDPLTPVARAHLSDALDHLAAAVVAARAELPGLPLLLAGFSQGACLSIEYLCAGLPPPDALAAFTGCRVGVPADGRSEAVPAGVPVYLSGSDSDPWIPVSAFADTAQSLGRGGASLRADLFPGRSHEVSDAEIAMLGTIIADLEAGRGARMGAAR
- a CDS encoding pyridoxal phosphate-dependent aminotransferase, with amino-acid sequence MTISTRIDETGFVPASRISAIGVSQILMIGARAQAKKHAGAPVIILGAGEPDFDTPDNVKHAACRAIERGDTKYTALDGTPELKGAIQQKFQRENGIDYAVDEITVATGAKQILFNAMMATLDVADEVIIPTPAWTSYLDIVAIAGGKSICIPCSAEAGFRLTAGQLEAAITPRTKWLILNSPSNPSGAAYSEADYRPLIEVLLRHPHVRLLVDDMYEHIVYDDFRFVTPVALEPCLKGRTLTVNGVSKAYAMTGWRIGYAGGSRELIKAMAVVQSQSTSCPSSVSQAAAVEALSGPQDFLKPRAESFQKRRDLVVSGLNAIDGIDCRLPEGAFYAFASCAGLIGKRTLAGKRIDTDTDFCDYLLEDAHVAVVPGAAFGLSPFFRVSYATAESELNEAIQRMFSACARLV
- a CDS encoding maleylacetate reductase produces the protein MMDSFTFPGLTTRVIFGAGTMARTEEEVRRLGHDKALVLSTPHQKADADKLADSLGGLAAGVFAGAVMHTPVEVTEKAVEAFRASGATAVVSLGGGSTTGLGKAIAVRTGADQVVIPTTYAGSEMTDILGETAAGEKTTRRSPDIRPETVIYDVDLTLSLPVGLTVTSAMNAIAHAMEAFYAPDRNPVIVLMCRDAMAAFRDGIPRLIDDPQDRAARTQALYAAWCCSTALGYVSMALHHKLAHVFGGSFDTPHAETHAILLPYTTAFNEVAVPDLLRPMAEAFGGGSAGGGLWDFARSVGSPLSLKEIGIKEADLDRAAAIAVKNAYANPRPIDLGSIRELLQTAFEGRRPGS
- a CDS encoding LysR family transcriptional regulator, producing MKLNERHLMQLAAVLDAGGVSEGAAMLGLTQPAVSRSLAMLEARVGEPLFLKGRRPLQPTPLGFQLAAQGRTIITASRKASDAVQGFMKGTKGVVRVGGVPFFMDAMISRMIGEFQKLEPEVTVQQSYMNLPEMVAALESNQIDLGIVPIGVLDLGPGFEFTEILPGRNVVACRPDHPLLRNRRLRAHDLTSFPWVAPLPGSPLMSDLQMILMSIGMSDLNVRYSGGSLMSVINFLAETDALAVLPFSVVFAQRKENRVTVLPYEIPQPSRSLGILRRVGGPRSPAAERFAGHVTTAFENLKHIIKRHENAVVWGR
- a CDS encoding FAD-binding oxidoreductase; its protein translation is MIGGRHKGALVEILGDKGVVEDSAGMAGYESGARYDQGRAALVLRPQTTAEVSACVGYCVREGIPFVPQSGNTGLVSGSTPDAGGAQIVLSLDRMTRLFELDADNRSLHVDAGMRLSDINGRLARSGLFFPIDLGADPCIGGMLATNTGGSRFLRYGDVRKNTLGLKVVLADEAGTIVDLMSGLRKNNTGVDWKQLFVGTSGAFGIVTECALNLERLPRQVSTAYLVPRAGAAVMPLLRMMEERLGSYLSAFEGMSRNAIGAALDHVPSLRNPFQNGAVPDYVILAEISRSWAPRADEQPLDGVLETVLADIWEEDGAPLADAFVGPAHEMWALRHALSEGVTHAGRLVAFDLSFRRADVMAFRDWMRVELPRQFSGVDIFDFGHIGDGGVHFNLVAGKTSPADAVFEQRLRDWVYSAAVDRFGGSFSAEHGIGRKNQAYYDRYTQQKNKDLAAGLKRLTSPGNLGSVSFG